The Coccidioides posadasii str. Silveira chromosome 2, complete sequence genomic interval ATCCCCGAGACATATAGAAAACAGAGACCCGTGCTAAGACTCTATCAAAATTGGCTGTCGCTCCAACATCCGCATTCGCTCGCCATTTTGGGCTACGCTGTGCGACTTCAGGGATCGTTCCCACTTGTAGACGTCGTGACCAGCGCGATGGCACAGCTTTGGAGCGGCGGATATCCAATGCCGTCGCAGGCGGAGATGGAGCGAAACGTCCAAGCGCACTATCGCCATATAGCCGAGCTACTAAAATACGGCGATGTAATGTTCCCAGGGCGTATTTCCGGGCTGGAATGGGATCACTGGCACGACAAAGTCGCCGGTGCCGGTATTTATGATCGGCTGGGTAACTGGCGGAGTTTAAAGTCGTGGAAACTGTGGTGGAACGATCCTGAGCTGTACAAGTTGCTTATGGACGGCACGTCGTCGCCACACCTGTTTCGCTTGTTTGACACTGGCAGGGGAAGGAAACCGTGGGATGGCGCGCGGGCTGCGATCGAAAAGGCTAATAAATCCGAGGAAGAGACGATAGAAAAATGGAAGCGCCAACAGGCAGGGGAGGAGAAGCATTAGGGCATTTTTATGTACTTAACAAAATGAGCGTGATCTTTTCTCGTAGAAACAATGTTTAATAGATTTGTACATTTCACAGACATCTGCGATCGGGCGCGAGTCGCACATCACAGCCTAGCTAATGGTCCATCATGCCTAACAACACCCAGACTCGCTTTAGTAATGTCTTTGATCGTCTGGCAGCCCGCGAGCTTCATGCACCGTACAAAATCGTCGTAAAGCACCTGCAGCATGAGGTCCATGCCCTTTTCGCCATCGTACTGGAATAGCGGTCAGCATAGGGATTCGAGGAAGAGGGCCAAACGACTTACTGCCAGTGCCCAGAGTGCTGGCCGACCCAACCAGCAGCATTCTGCCCCTAAGGCTATGGCCTTGAAAATGTCCGATCCCGTTCGAATACCACCATCGATATGCACTTTCAACCGCCCATTTGCCGCCTTTACACATTCTGGTAGAGCGTCAATCGTAGCTGGCACACCATCCAACTGCCTTCCGCCGTGATTGCTAACGATAATCCCGTGACAACCCATCTCGACAGCCTTCTGCGTGTCCTCGGCCGTCAGCACGCCCTTGATCCATATCTCCATCTTAGTCTGGCTCTTGAACCAGGCAATGTCGCGCGCCCAGTTTTGGCTGTCGTCCAGCGTGTCCTGACCTACGGAGTCGTTGCTCTGTGCCCGCAACCGTTCGACCGTCCAGCCGATATTGGGAAAGCCCTGTTCACTGGGTATGCGAAAGTCGTCCTTCCACTCCCGGTACCGCACGCCTAGCGTGGGTGAATCGGCCGTCAGGAATACCGCCTTGCAACCCTGCGCTTCGGCCTCCTTGATGAGCTTCGCTGCCATGATGCGATTCTTAAAGGGGTACATCTGCATCGCGTAGGTCATGTTCGAGTCAACGGACTTCCCAGCGTCGCAGATATCTTTTACTGTGTTGCTGGCAAGGCTGCCGATGGCCATGTTGATGCCTTTTCGCGCACAGGCCCGGGAGGTAGCGATCTCGGCGTCTGGGTGGGCAATGAATTGGACAGTGGGTGCAATGCCCACGGGAAATGCGACCTTGCGACCCAGGCATTCAACAGAAGGGCAGCATTGGGACACATCGACAAGCACACGGGGTCTGATTCTATATTTCAGGAAGGCGGTCGAATTCTCTCTCACTGTAATCTGATCGGTTGAGCCGTCGTTGTAGTAGTCTGATAGATGCCTCAGTCAGTAACCTGCACTCATGTACCGATATCAAGCGAGT includes:
- a CDS encoding uncharacterized protein (antiSMASH:Cluster_2.2~antiSMASH:Cluster_2.3~EggNog:ENOG410PKHE~COG:C), which encodes MTKRFVESKEAVTAEKDETTGRKMMCIQDFKEVADRKLPRVHRNYYNDGSTDQITVRENSTAFLKYRIRPRVLVDVSQCCPSVECLGRKVAFPVGIAPTVQFIAHPDAEIATSRACARKGINMAIGSLASNTVKDICDAGKSVDSNMTYAMQMYPFKNRIMAAKLIKEAEAQGCKAVFLTADSPTLGVRYREWKDDFRIPSEQGFPNIGWTVERLRAQSNDSVGQDTLDDSQNWARDIAWFKSQTKMEIWIKGVLTAEDTQKAVEMGCHGIIVSNHGGRQLDGVPATIDALPECVKAANGRLKVHIDGGIRTGSDIFKAIALGAECCWLGRPALWALAYDGEKGMDLMLQVLYDDFVRCMKLAGCQTIKDITKASLGVVRHDGPLARL